A window from Physeter macrocephalus isolate SW-GA chromosome 11, ASM283717v5, whole genome shotgun sequence encodes these proteins:
- the LOC102990849 gene encoding 60S ribosomal protein L23a-like produces MKMAPKTKKEALAPPKAEAKAKALKAKKAVLKGVHSHKKKIRTSPTFRRPKTLRLRRQPKYPRRAPLGEELDHYAIMKFPLTTESAMKKIEDNTLVFIVDVKANKHQIKQAVKKLYDIDVAKVNTLIRPYGEKKAYVRLAPDYDALDVANKIGII; encoded by the coding sequence ATGAAGATGGCGCCGAAAACGAAGAAGGAAGCCCTTGCCCCTCCCAAAGCCGAAGCCAAAGCAAAGGCTTTGAAGGCCAAGAAAGCAGTGTTGAAAGGCGtacacagccacaaaaaaaagatCCGGACGTCACCCACTTTCCGACGGCCCAAAACACTGCGGCTCAGGAGGCAGCCCAAATATCCTCGAAGAGCGCCCCTGGGAGAAGAGCTTGACCACTATGCCATCATGAAGTTCCCCCTTACCACCGAGTCAGccatgaagaaaatagaagacaacACACTGGTGTTCATTGTGGATGTCAAGGCCAACAAGCACCAAATTAAACAGGCTGTGAAGAAGCTCTATGACATTGACGTGGCTAAGGTCAACACCCTGATCAGGCCTTATGGAGAGAAGAAGGCATATGTTCGACTGGCTCCTGACTATGACGCTTTGGATGTTGCCAACAAAATTGGGATCATCTAA